From Theileria annulata chromosome 1, complete sequence, *** SEQUENCING IN PROGRESS ***, one genomic window encodes:
- a CDS encoding uncharacterized protein (Tap465h02.q1ca.cand.17 - score = 9.65;~Signal peptide predicted for TA09670 by SignalP 2.0 HMM (Signal peptide probability 0.682, signal anchor probability 0.000) with cleavage site probability 0.519 between residues 20 and 21), with protein MLLIKLIILFILYNINSINSENSEINNDIIESFKLMYKQISYTSYYIKRRIDKISYERPSLLSYVKSMKLDNENILKELGITILKELPLRTSSLDINYDINYDIEYDKKHFEDYILVESKIKLTLELLFHSFSYWKVHFNHIVGFFNKDINRLKNDTVYKLIYQDFILIFFPIIKLIYQHYNIKYINVLEQELFSKQIYIYGIKSFMDSECFIGFHNESSLIQLIKKTYWTDIDLINRMIKDIYKHFNILPNDIKSLFNIFNIYKSNLNLIS; from the coding sequence atgttattaataaaattaataatattatttatattatataatataaatagtataaatagtGAGAATagtgaaataaataatgatataatagaatcatttaaattaatgtataAACAAATAAGTTATACatcatattatataaaaagaagaatagataaaataagTTATGAAAGACCatcattattatcataTGTAAAATCAATGAAATTggataatgaaaatatattaaaagaattaggtataacaatattaaaagaattaCCATTAAGAACATCATCATTagatataaattatgatataaattatgatatagaatatgataaaaaacattttgaagattatatattagtagaatcaaaaatcaaattaacattagaattattatttcattcattttcatattGGAAAGTACATTTTAATCATATTGTAGGATTTTTTAATAAGGATATTAATAGACTTAAAAATGATACTGTATATAAACTTATATATCaagattttatattaatattcttcccaattattaaattaatatatcaacattataatattaaatatattaatgtattagaacaagaattattttctaaacaaatttatatttatggaattaaatcatttatGGATTCTGAATGTTTTATAGGATTTCATAATGAATCTTcattaatacaattaattaaaaaaacttATTGGACTGATATTGATCTTATCAATCGTATGATTAAAgatatttataaacatttcaatatattacctaatgatattaaatctCTCTTTAATatctttaatatatataaatccaatttaaatcttatttcataa
- a CDS encoding small GTPase (Rab11) (Tap465h02.q1ca.cand.19 - score = 11.60;~SMART RAB (SM0175) at aa 10-174, E()=1.66e-93): protein MAEQTYDYLFKIVLIGDSNVGKSNLLDRFVKGNFKLDSKSTIGVEFATKNVNLKNGKIAKAQIWDTAGQERYRAITSAYYRGARGAIVVYDIASKQSFYNVSRWLSELNEYGDPNMIIALVGNKSDLTHLREVTFEDGERYARSNNLLFFETSCLNNENIDTTFGELLNLICDNHEKFGETVTGSQVSKTITLTKPKKMKKKLSKCC from the coding sequence ATGGCGGAACAAACAtatgattatttatttaagaTAGTATTGATTGGTGATTCGAATGTTGGTAAATCGAATTTATTGGATAGATTTGTAAAGGGGAATTTTAAGTTAGATTCGAAGAGTACAATTGGTGTGGAATTTGCTACAAAGAATgtgaatttgaagaatGGAAAAATAGCTAAAGCACAGATTTGGGATACAGCAGGACAAGAACGATATAGAGCAATTACAAGTGCATATTATAGAGGAGCTAGAGGTGCTATTGTAGTCTATGACATTGCTTCAAAACAGTCATTTTATAACGTTTCTCGATGGTTATCAGAATTAAATGAGTATGGAGATCCAAATATGATCATTGCATTAGTTGGAAATAAAAGTGATTTGACACATTTAAGGGAAGTAACTTTTGAAGATGGAGAACGTTATGCTCGgagtaataatttattgttttttgAAACTTCTTGTCTTAATAATGAGAATATCGACACTACGTTTGGTGAATTGttgaatttaatttgtgATAATCATGAGAAATTTGGTGAAACTGTTACTGGATCCCAAGTCTCTAAAACAATCACATTAACAAAACctaaaaaaatgaaaaagaAACTTTCCAAATgttgttaa
- a CDS encoding uncharacterized protein (Tap465h02.q1ca.C.cand.10 - score = 15.35;~Signal peptide predicted for TA09675 by SignalP 2.0 HMM (Signal peptide probability 1.000, signal anchor probability 0.000) with cleavage site probability 0.965 between residues 17 and 18) gives MKFVILALLALVSGLHAAKLDLKDLGFVLFGKHGEGDKVTFTAGTCPLTLPDTVFLHKTFKKGDHFFTWVRPVHAKVDEVVCGTHKVWKAAVGEVLLDLHFVGKPSDVKFLHLELFHPAVGSHHLFLKFVAGGGLAGVLGMGAFVDGVHKLVAGLPELEGLPAHPFVHALAAHAAHAAHVADASHQGHAADCGLTAAHAGGEGAAA, from the coding sequence ATGAAATTCGTTATATTAGCTTTACTTGCTTTGGTATCCGGACTCCATGCCGCAAAATTGGACCTCAAGGACTTAGGATTTGTCCTTTTTGGAAAGCATGGTGAAGGCGATAAAGTCACTTTTACTGCTGGTACATGCCCACTCACTCTTCCAGACACTGTATTCCTTCACAAGACCTTTAAGAAAGGAGATCACTTCTTCACATGGGTTAGACCAGTACACGCTAAAGTAGATGAGGTGGTATGTGGAACACATAAAGTTTGGAAAGCTGCTGTTGGTGAAGTACTTCTTGACTTACACTTTGTAGGTAAACCCTCTGATGTGAAGTTCCTCCATTTGGAACTCTTCCACCCAGCTGTAGGATCACATCATTTATTCCTTAAATTCGTTGCTGGTGGTGGTCTTGCTGGTGTTCTTGGTATGGGAGCCTTTGTAGATGGTGTTCACAAATTAGTCGCTGGACTTCCCGAACTTGAAGGACTTCCAGCACATCCATTTGTACACGCTTTGGCTGCACACGCTGCCCATGCCGCTCATGTTGCTGATGCTTCTCATCAAGGACATGCTGCTGATTGTGGTCTCACTGCTGCACATGCTGGTGGCGAGGGGGCTGCCGCCTAa
- a CDS encoding sphingomyelinase, putative (SMART pfam:Exo_endo_phos (PF03372) at aa 5-364, E()=3.10e-23), which produces MINILLIIIIKCVNCFFSLDSDELFGPISPFNPSKKLESELSFIKHTLSNERHPYSLQNPIDQLLRCEFDLIDKYSIRIELLFESINILIPEEKQKILEPIIKRNYENMLEIIKKSLILLQNNLLILTEEYEKPNYELKQREHRTFITYNYIEEIIIIIKNLLITLEMELNHELINIIKMKILLLTLSLRIIFLESIYNLGYLKGLNMIMSYNVQCIPWYLVPGYNIGIRSRILPKYLVEIVNKYSIDVLILQECFDKNIFNSFKNSLYHLLPFSTNLIGCKNEWDSTMNNSNRWLILINGGVCILSRYPIINRHQLIFKNCRNTCSLASKGACLAVINKGNKRINIIGTHLQAYDGPSKFIRQQQFNEIIQWLMTLDVNINDPYILAGDLNTCCLTDTSEFNTMLSNENFIKFTHTFDFKKDPTYCSITNDYCKICTLPRYGVSSLSHSSYTFSSSTLHNHRISSLSRSTLYGCKISSLSQGLFSYSFNSYCFSYCLTKHRNAVIGNVESISTVYDYILAGPGVKVIHPQTVIHDKLESPIKVRKYYFFCIGTHTMETYNPSDHYPIYSILAI; this is translated from the exons atgattaatatattattaattataattataaaatgtgttaacTGTTTTTTTAGTTTGGATTCTGATGAATTATTTGGTCCTATAAGTCCATTTAATCCTTCAAAGAAATTGGAATCAGaattatcatttataaaACATACATTATCTAATGAAAGACATCCATATTCATTACAAAATCCTATAGATCAATTATTACGTTGTGAATTTGATTTGATAGataaatattcaataagaatagaattattatttgaatcaataaatatattaataccagaagaaaaacaaaaaatattagaacCAATTATAAAACgtaattatgaaaatatgttagaaataattaaaaaatctttaatattattacagaataatttattaatattaacagAAGAATATGAGAAACCAAATTATGAATTAAAACAAAGAGAACATCGTACATTTATaacatataattatatagaagaaataattataataataaaaaatttattaataacattagaaatggaattaaatcatgaattaataaatataataaaaatgaaaatattattattaacattaagtttaagaattatatttttagaatctatatataatttaggaTATTTAAAAGGTTTAAATATGA taatGAGTTATAATGTACAATGTATACCATGGTATTTAGTACCAGGTTATAATATTGGTATACGTTCACGTATATTACCCAAATATTTAGTAGaaattgttaataaatattctatagatgttttaatattacaagaatgttttgataaaaatatttttaattcttttaaaaattcattatatcaTCTATTACCTTTTTCTACTAATCTTATAG GATGTAAGAATGAATGGGATAGTACAATGAATAATTCAAATCGTTggttaatattaataaatggtGGAGTATGTATATTATCACGTTATCCAATAATAAATCGAcatcaattaatatttaaaaattgtcGTAATACTTGTTCATTAGCATCTAAAGGAGCATGTTTAGcagtaataaataaaggaaataaaagaattaatataattggTACACATTTACAAGCATATGATGGACCatccaaatttattagacaacaacaatttaatgaaattatacAATGGTTAATGACATTAgatgttaatattaatgatcCATATATACTTGCTGGTGATTTAAATACTTGTTGTCTAACTGATACATCtgaatttaatacaatGTTATCTAATgagaattttattaaatttacacatacatttgattttaaaaaagaTCCAACTTATTGTTCTATAACTAATGattattgtaaaatatgtaCGTTACCCCGTTACGGGGTCAG ctccctttcccatagtagTTACACttttagtagtagtacactTCATaaccatagaattagctccctttcccggaGTACACTCtatggctgtaaaattagctccctttcccaggGTTTATTTAGTTACAGT TTTAATAGTTACTGCTTTAGTTACtgtttgaccaagcaccgtaacgctGTTATAGGTAATGTAGAATCAATATCAACAGTATATGATTATATATTAGCTGGACCAGGAGTAAAAGTAATACATCCACAAACAGTAATACATGATAAACTGGAATCACCAATAAAAGTACggaaatattatttcttttGTATTGGTACACATACAATGGAAACTTATAATCCTTCTGATCATTATCCAATCTATTCTATTCTAGCCATTTAA
- a CDS encoding uncharacterized protein (Tap465h02.q1ca.cand.18 - score = 14.98;~SMART 2 RRM (SM0360) at aa 10-78, E()=5.08e-16; 177-249, E()=4.52e-22; WW (SM0456) at aa 125-157, E()=1.32e-08): MAESTSVNAKLFVGSIPTNVSEEELKEELSKYGQLVSLFYMPDQMKQNNGWAFVTFESNQSASNAIDALNGKIVFEVSRYGARSTANHHYEFFSYIRLYISSNVGLEVVYASQRSMVENQTSTPAVSVLWQQFTTAEGVPYYYNVRTGQTQWEKPAELMAPARAVAGGSSFGPPGANLFVFHVPANWNDLDLVEHFKHFGNVISARVQRDSAGRNRGFGFISYDNPQSAVVAIKNMNGFSVGGKYLKVQLKKGEEHYMQMEPIQSHYPQHTYGTQINNSNGNTLTPKYQMHYNPY, from the exons ATGGCCGAATCCACATCTGTTAATgctaaattatttgttggATCTATACCTACCAACGTTTCCGaa GAAGAGTTGAAAGAGGAATTATCTAAATATGGACAATTAgtatcattattttatatgcCTGATCAAATGAAACAAAATAATGGCTGGGCTTTTGTTACATTTGAAAGTAATCAAAGTGCTTCTAATGCTATTGATGCTCTTAATGGTAAAATCGTATTTGAGGTatcccgttacggtgcgAGGTCCACGGCCAACCACCACTACGAAttctttagttatatacggttatatata agTTCTAATGTTGGTTTGGAAGTGGTATATGCTTCACAACGTAGTATGGTTGAGAATCAGACTTCTACACCTGCTGTATCAGTTTTATGGCAGCAATTTACAACAGCTGAAGGTGttccatattattataatgtAAGAACTGGTCAAACTCAATGGGAGAAGCCTGCGGAATTAATGGCTCCAGCACGTGCTGTGGCTGGTGGTTCATCATTTGGACCACCAGGTgctaatttatttgtattcCATGTTCCAGCAAATTGGAATGATCTGGACTTGGTAGAGCATTTTAAACACTTTGGAAATGTAATTAGTGCTAGAGTACAACGTGACTCTGCAGGTCGGAATCGAGGCTTTGGATTCATATCATATGATAACCCACAAAGTGCTGTCGTAGCTATCAAAAATATGAACGGCTTCAGCGTAGGAGGAAAATATCTCAAAGTACAACTTAAAAAAGGTGAAGAACATTATATGCAAATGGAACCAATACAATCACATTATCCACAACATACCTATGGTacacaaattaataattctaatgGTAATACTCTAACTCCCAAATATCAAATGCATTATAATCCTTATTAA
- a CDS encoding uncharacterized protein (Tap465h02.q1ca.cand.20 - score = 9.08): protein MEDSTSNSTLSSSTLNSTTLNSTNTTNSTPNLPTTITTKDTTNGNVNMEMMNEITNEHGMIAKEIVYNSILSGDFTPKNFHTNSNINNNIVRSNSTKSLNNFKINSPIKFNTNPGLIKINSNNELFKTFTSNISNDLTHTNTNSSINSIGISGISSISSIGPDTVTEDIQIAPNNINLNEVYLNNEVYLNIYDLEKINYYVNSMANSMGIGAYHAGIEIYGTEYNYGYNPKGGTGITSTIPKFHPYHKYRKTINLGKTKFTPLQVQNIIQNMKSYWIAYDYNILHRNCLNFAKELSERLEVDEIPEWVMGLQNKINWTKKNINKGTNKLKVYNLFFSKSNFFPTNFYSKFFSFSSKFFTKFSNFI, encoded by the exons atggAAGATTCTACTAGTAATAGTACTCTCTCTAGTAGTACTCTAAATAGTACTACTCTaaatagtactaatactactaatagtactcCCAATCTTCCTActactattactactaaggatactactAATGGAAATGTGAATATGGAAATGATGAATGAAATAACTAATGAACATGGTATGATTGCTAAAGAAATAGTTTATAATTCTATACTTTCTGGTGATTTCACtcctaaaaattttcataccaattccaatattaataata ATATTGTAAGATCAAATAGTACTAAAAGtcttaataattttaaaattaattcaccaattaaatttaatactaatcCAG gattaataaaaattaattctaataatgaactttttaaaacttttaCATCAAATATTTCTAATGATTTAACTCATACTAATACCAACAGtagtattaatagtattggTATTAGtggtattagtagtattagtagtattggACCTGACACCGTAACAGAAGATATACAAATCGCtcctaataatataaatttgaatgaagtatatttgaataatgaagtatatttgaatatatatgatttggagaagataaattattatgtgAATAGTATGGCGAATAGTATGGGTATAGGTGCATATCATGCAGGTATAGAGATATATGGTACAGAATATAATTATGGATATAATCCGAAAGGTGGTACTGGTATAACAAGTACAATACCTAAATTTCATCCTTATCATAAATATCGTAAAACTATAAATCTTGGTAAAACCAAATTTACACCACTACAAGTACAAAATATCATACAAAATATGAAATCTTATTGGATTGCATAtgattataatatattacatcG AAATTGTTTGAATTTTGCAAAAGAATTGAGTGAAAGATTAGAAGTTGATGAAATACCAGAATGGGTAATGGGattacaaaataaaataaattggaccaaaaaaaatataaacaaaggaacaaataaattaaaa GTTTATAATCTTTTTTTCTCCaaaagtaatttttttcCAACTAATTTCTACAGTAAATTCTTCTCATTCTCTAGTAAATTCTTCACTAAATTCTCTAATTTCATCTAG
- a CDS encoding 30S ribosomal protein S8, putative (Tap465h02.q1ca.C.cand.8 - score = 9.09;~SMART pfam:Ribosomal_S8 (PF00410) at aa 23-122, E()=7.90e-05), with translation MQRMCEMIIPLMKTDTYNQWCRYHILNVQILQLLLNEGYIRGYSIHGDRINILLKHYKGSPVIRNIRVISKPSRDIWVTPHELKSRTKFNTGLWIIQTPIGIISHRDCINMGIGGKMLIAINNQFQHFC, from the exons atgcAAAGAATGTGTGAAATGATAATACCATTAATGAAAACAGATACATATAATCAATGGTGTCGTTAtcatatattaaatgtacaaatattacaattattattaaatgaaggTTATATACGTGGTTATTCAATACATGGTGatagaattaatatattattaaaacattataAAGGATCACCa gttATTAGAAATATAAGAGTTATATCAAAACCTAGTCGTGATATTTGGGTAACACCACatgaattaaaatcaagaactaaatttaatactGGATTATGGATTATACAAACACCTATAGGTATTATATCACATCGTGattgtattaatatggGTATTGGTGGTAAAATGCTCATTGCTATTAATAATCAATTTCAACATTTTTgttaa
- a CDS encoding cell-cycle-control protein (translation regulation), putative (Tap465h02.q1ca.C.cand.9 - score = 28.09;~SMART MIF4G (SM0543) at aa 101-284, E()-1.24e-24; MA3 (SM0544) at aa 406-511, E()=6.25e-21), which translates to MNETTSSNDSNMNPSNSTNPHSTTTNSTTTTDDTMNNINEMNLSENLENSKTSVTSKVSTSITLSRTGGIYIPPFKLQRLQYEIEPDDSIDYQRQEWERLRKRINSIVNKLTLTNVAQLVVELLECNLIRGRGLFARTWIRAQMASPGFTPIYASFLAIVNSKFPEIGELILKRIILQFRRAFKRNDRIVCQSCIKCIAHMVNQKIAHEIVALQLLAILLEKPTDDSVELAVDFVRDVGNFLHDNCKQGLDSVFDRLKSILQYGLVDKRTQYSIEALWKHWRNGFNEFPSILPELDLLEEDDQITHDIDFLDENITGDEGINIFHPVDPEIYKLENIKWNNIKIELLGDYNTDTSEDSELDTDTDVDDDDLVDRGDRGDKGNKVDKGNIEEGVEIKDMTEQEIISLRKIIYLCIMSSLNYEECVHKILKLNIKGNEMEVCIMLIDCCSMERTYQIFYSLQAELLCKLMLSYKTNFEECFNRQYKLIHRLETGKIRNISKFFAHLFYSNSIDWQIMKIIRITEEDTTSSGRIFIKILLQELVQHLGIEGLSRKFHDEDVFNHMFPSDLPKNIRFSINFLTAIGLSQLTNTLRSLL; encoded by the exons ATGAATGAAACAACATCTTCTAATGATTCCAATATGAATCCAAGTAATTCCACTAACCCTCACTCAACTACTACTAACtctactactactactgaTGATActatgaataatattaatg aaatgaatttatctgaaaatttggaaaattcTAAAACATCCGTAACATCAAAAGTATCAACTTCTATAACGTTGAGTAGGACTGGtggtatatatataccaCCATTTAAACTTCAAAGATTACAATATGAAATAGAACCGGATGATTCTATTGATTATCAACGTCAGGAATGGGAACGTTTACGTAAACGTATAAATTCtattgttaataaattgacATTAACAAATGTAGCACAATTAGTTGTTGAGTTATTGGAATGTAATTTGATTCGTGGTCGTGGTTTATTTGCAAGAACTTGGATCCGTGCACAAATGGCATCTCCTGGTTTCACACCAATTTATGCCTCATTTTTAGCTATAGTAAATTCGAAATTTCCTGAAATCGGTGAACTAATCTTAAAGCgtataatattacaatttcGTAGAGCATTTAAGAGAAATGATCGTATAGTATGTCAGTCttgtataaaatgtatagCTCACATGGTGAATCAAAAAATAGCACATGAGATTGTTGCATTACAATTACTTGCAATATTACTTGAGAAACCAACTGATGATTCAGTAGAATTAGCAGTAGACTTTGTACGTGATGTTGGGAATTTTCTACATGATAATTGTAAACAAGGATTAGATTCAGTATTTGATCGTCTTAAAAGTATATTACAGTATGGATTAGTAGATAAGAGAACACAATATTCTATTGAAGCTTTATGGAAACATTGGAGGAATggttttaatgaatttcCATCAATATTGCCAGaattagatttattagAAGAAGATGATCAAATTACACATGATATTGATTTTCTAGATGAAAACATCACTGGTGATGAAggaattaatatattccaTCCGGTGGATCCggaaatttataaattagaaaatattaaatggaataatattaaaattgaattattaGGTGATTATAATACTGATACATCTGAAGATTCTGAATTAGACACAGATACTGATGTAGATGATGATGACTTAGTAGACAGAGGAGACAGAGGAGACAAAGGAAATAAAGTAGACAAAGGTAATATAGAAGAAGGTGTGGAAATAAAAGATATGACAGAACAAGAAATAATAAGTTTACGTaagataatatatttatgtataatgTCATCATTGAATTATGAAGAATGTGTACATAAGatattgaaattgaatataaaagGAAATGAAATGGAAGTGTGTATAATGTTAATAGATTGTTGTTCAATGGAACGAACTTATCAAATTTTCTATTCACTTCAGGCGGAACTTTTATGTAAACTAATGCTATCATATAAGACAAATTTTGAAGAATGTTTCAATAGacaatataaattaatccATCGTTTAGAAACTGGAAAGATACGtaatatatcaaaattCTTTGCACATCTGTTTTATTCCAATTCTATTGATTGgcaaataatgaaaattatacGTATAACTGAAGAAGATACCACATCTAGTGGTcgtatatttataaaaatattattacaagaATTGGTACAGCATTTAGGAATTGAAGGATTATCTAGGAAATTTCATGATGAAGATGTTTTTAATCATATGTTCCCATCTGATTTacctaaaaatattagattCTCCATTAACTTTTTAACTGCTATTGGTTTATCACAACTTACCAATACTTTAAgatcattattataa